The Janthinobacterium lividum genome has a window encoding:
- a CDS encoding C39 family peptidase, whose amino-acid sequence MTISSTFSLLMLCLPLLGGLASPSAGAADIGAFGSARFDVPVISMREARFQRTLHQQYDFSCGSAAVATLLTHHYADPVTEEFVFEQMYQQGDQQKIRREGFSLLDIKRFLGTRGFLADGFQLPLDKLVEAGFPAIVLVAEKGYRHFVVVKGLNQSRVLIGDPAGGTRAMPRAGFEAIWQGRLLFVIHGRATPATPGPAAAEVAMQEARFNDVDDWRAAPQAPLGMAISRSGLDQITMPKNDGGNF is encoded by the coding sequence ATGACGATATCCAGCACATTCTCGCTGCTCATGCTGTGCCTGCCTTTACTTGGCGGGCTGGCATCCCCAAGCGCTGGCGCGGCCGATATCGGCGCCTTCGGCAGCGCGCGCTTTGATGTGCCAGTTATCAGCATGCGCGAGGCGCGTTTCCAGCGCACCTTGCATCAGCAATACGACTTCAGTTGTGGTTCCGCCGCGGTGGCCACCCTGCTGACCCATCATTACGCCGATCCTGTGACGGAGGAGTTTGTTTTTGAGCAAATGTACCAGCAAGGTGATCAGCAAAAGATCCGCCGCGAAGGATTTTCCTTGCTCGATATTAAGCGTTTCCTTGGGACCCGAGGCTTTCTGGCCGATGGGTTTCAGTTGCCGCTGGATAAGTTAGTCGAGGCGGGCTTTCCCGCCATCGTGCTGGTGGCCGAGAAAGGCTACCGGCATTTTGTCGTGGTCAAGGGGCTGAACCAGAGCCGCGTGTTGATCGGTGATCCGGCCGGCGGCACGCGGGCCATGCCGCGCGCCGGTTTCGAGGCGATCTGGCAGGGCCGTTTGCTGTTTGTGATCCATGGACGCGCGACGCCGGCCACACCGGGCCCGGCGGCGGCTGAGGTGGCAATGCAGGAGGCCCGCTTCAATGATGTCGATGACTGGCGCGCGGCGCCGCAAGCGCCACTGGGGATGGCGATCAGCCGCAGCGGCCTCGATCAGATCACCATGCCGAAGAATGATGGTGGGAATTTTTAA